Proteins found in one Toxotes jaculatrix isolate fToxJac2 chromosome 18, fToxJac2.pri, whole genome shotgun sequence genomic segment:
- the mapk8ip3 gene encoding C-Jun-amino-terminal kinase-interacting protein 3 isoform X2, translating into MMELQIDEVVYQDDYGSGSVMSERVSGLANSIYREFERLIRSYDEEVVKELMPLVVNVLENLDAVLTENQEHEVEVELLKEDNEQLITQYEREKALRKQAEEKFIEFEDSLEAEKKDLQIQVEFLELQAKQLELKTKNYSDQITRLEERESDMKKEYNALHQRHTEMIQTYVEHIERSKLQQAGSNSQSEGPGCGRTKAERPPSLGLYHSGEGMVRGGLGGARMMPGKDIWQVSELGQSTFSSAYQEDGSESDSVAATPSSTGSKSNTPTSSVPSASVTPMNEGFLPHSEFDVMRAGNHRKNGKRLSRNMEVQVSQETKNVGIGMGSSDEWSDFQEIIDSTPDLDMCVDPRVYGGGNSPSQGIVNEAFGINTDSLYHEIKDAKSDIIGDVDAGAELLGEFSGMGKEVENLLTENKQLLETKNALNIVKNDLIAKVDELSGEQEVLREELEALKQSKNKVDARVKELEEELKRLKAEASRDSKDEGGDDFSSPMQDGDMTMTQRRRFTRVEMARVLMERNQYKERLMELQEAVRWTEMIRASRESPPIQEKKKSTIWQFFARLFSTSSSPPPVKRPYYSVNIHYRSPSPASLSQRRSHTMCQISTSNRTLEFFPEELASNGVASLLSDSAMLARREQRREQYRQVREHMRRDDGIMQTCGWSVPSRFRQTGGQTDSTQDSPLKRQQTTNEKEDTRMKNVPVPVYCRPLVEKDPNRKLWCAAGVDLTGWKVSSLESVPAKALSGSSDPLHAEEDGAEKKSSHNSPEKRKSKELQETDTMSSRVWILTSTHSASKVVIIDANQPGSLVDQFNVCNAHVLCISSVPAASESDYPAGEIVLDPSDGSAGGGEDTGGVEGMLAGITLVGCATNCSVARSNCSSRTDTPIMDKGQAPTAPPMNGKIHPAQSAEEATEATEVPESTASHTEMGSGPPGPFTEHVFTDPQPRPADPSDRGSGQSKEETSQAPESEDGGEEAKNYTSVAPTMWLGAQNGWLYVHSAVGNWKKCLHSIKLKDSVLSLVHVKGRVLVALADGTLAIFHRSEDGQWDLSNYHLMDLGRPHHSIRCMAVVHDKVWCGYKNKIHVIQPKSMQIEKSFDAHPRRESQVRQLAWIGDGVWVSIRLDSTLRLYHAHTHQHLQDVDIEPYVSKMLGTGKLGFSFVRITALLIGGNRLWVGTGNGVIISIPLTETVVLHRGQLLGLRANKVSPTSSGGVIHVYGDDGSEKSSGSFIPYCSMAQAQLCFHGHRDAVKFFVSVPGNVLATLNGSVLDSPSEGQGSTAPPETEAQSVHHVLVLSGGEGYIDFRIGDGEDDETEEGESGGAAQMKPALCKAERSHIIVWQVSYVSE; encoded by the exons AAATTCATTGAGTTTGAGGATTCGTTGGAAGCTGAGAAGAAGGACCTGCAGATACAGGTGGAGTTTCTGGAGCTGCAGGCGAAACAGCTGGAGCTCAAGACAAAGAATTATTCTGACCAGA tcactCGGCTGGAGGAGCGAGAATCAGACATGAAGAAAGAGTACAACGCTCTGCACCAGCGCCACACCGAG ATGATTCAGACGTACGTCGAGCACATAGAGCGGTCCAAATTGCAGCAGGCGGGGAGCAACAGCCAATCGGAAGGCCCCGGCTGTGGACGAAC CAAAGCGGAGCGACCACCATCGTTGGGCCTGTACCACAGCGGCGAGGGCATGGTACGTGGGGGTCTCGGGGGGGCTAGGATGATGCCCGGGAAAGACATCTGGCAGGTCAGCGAGCTCGGCCAGTCTACCTTCAGCTCCGCCTATCAG GAGGATGGATCAGAGTCCGACTCAGTGGCGGCCACACCCAGCAGCACAGGAAGCAAGTCCAACACACCCACCTCCTCCGTCCCCTCCGCCAGCGTCACCCCCATGAACGAGGGCTTCCTCCCGCATTCCGAGTTCGATGTGATGCGGGCCGGGAACCACAGGAAAAACGGCAAGCGGCTCAGCCGGAATATGGAGGTGCAAGTTTCCCAGGAAACCAAGAATGTTGGCATCG GTATGGGAAGCAGTGACGAGTGGTCAGACTTTCAGGAGATCATAGATTCTACTCCTGACCTGGACATGTGTGTGGACCCCCGTGTGTACGGAGGAGGAAACAG CCCTTCCCAGGGTATAGTGAATGAGGCCTTCGGCATCAACACCGACTCCCTCTACCACGAGATCAAAGACGCCAAGTCAGACATCATTGGAGATGTAGACGCAGGCGCCGAGCTGCTAG GCGAGTTCTCAG GGATGGGCAAGGAGGTGGAAAACCTgctgacagagaacaaacagctCCTAGAGACCAA AAACGCTCTCAACATTGTGAAGAACGACCTTATTGCCAAAGTGGACGAGCTGTCGGGGGAGCAGGAGGTGCTGAGGGAGGAGCTGGAGGCCTTGAAGCAGTCCAAGAACAAGGTGGACGCCAGAGtcaaggagctggaggaagaaCTCAAGAG GTTAAAAGCAGAGGCGTCTCGGGACTCcaaagatgaaggaggagatgaT TTCTCATCACCCATGCAGGATGGCGACATGACAATGACGCAGCGGCGGCGATTCACGCGGGTGGAGATGGCCCGCGTGCTGATGGAGAGGAACCAGTACAAAGAGCGActgatggagctgcaggaggcCGTACGGTGGACAGAAATGATCAg GGCATCCCGAGAGAGTCCTCCCATCCAAGAGAAAAAGAAGTCTACCATCTGGCAATT CTTTGCACGTCTCTTCAGCACATCGTCCAGCCCTCCGCCTGTCAAGCGGCCGTACTACAGCGTCAACATCCACTACAGGTCTCCGTCACCAGCCAGTCTCTCTCAGCGACGCAGCCACACCATGTGTCAGATCTCCACCTCCAACCGCACACTGGAGTTCTTCCCCGAAGA ACTGGCCAGTAACGGTGTTGCGTCTCTCCTTAGTGACTCAGCAATGTTGGCTCGCCGAGAGCAGCGGCGTGAACAGTATCGACAGGTCCGCGAGCACATGCGCCGCGATGACGGTATCATGCAGACCTGTGGCTGGAGTGTGCCGTCTCGCTTCAGACAg ACTGGTGGTCAGACGGACAGCACTCAGGACAGCCCGCTGAAGAGACAACAG ACGACCAACGAAAAAGAGGATACACGCATGAAGAATGTTCCCGTCCCTGTGTACTGTCGCCCTCTGGTAGAGAAGGACCCCAACAGGAAG CTGTGGTGTGCAGCAGGAGTGGACCTGACAGGATGGAAGGTTAGCAGCCTGGAGTCGGTACCAGCCAAAGCGCTGTCAGGCAGCAGTGATCCCCTGCATGCTGAGGAGGATGGAGCTGAGAAGAAGAGCAGCCACAACTCCCCAGAGAAGAGGAAG TCCAAGGAGCTCCAAGAAACAGACACCATGAGCAGTCGAGTGTGGATACTCACCAGCACCCACTCTGCCAGCAAGGTGGTCATCATCGACGCCAACCAGCCGGGCTCACTGGTCGACCAGTTCAACGTGTGCAATGCCCACGTACTCTGTATCTCCAGTGTGCCGG CTGCCAGTGAGAGCGACTATCCAGCAGGAGAGATTGTGCTGGATCCAAGTGATGGCAGTGCAGGGGGAGGCGAGGACACAGGTGGTGTGGAGGGCATGTTGGCTGGTATCACTCTCGTCGGCTGCGCCACCAACTGCAGCGTTGCCCGTAGCAACTGCTCCTCACGCACTGACACCCCCATAATGGACAAAGGACAAG CCCCTACTGCTCCCCCCATGAATGGGAAGATTCACCCCGCACAGTCGGCTGAGGAAGCCACAGAAGCCACCGAGGTTCCTGAGTCAACAGCCAGCCACACAGAAATGGGTTCTGGACCTCCAGGACCGTTTACTGAGCATGTCTTCACCGATCCCCAGCCTCGACCAGCAGACCCCTCTGACAG AGGTTCTGGTCAGTCCAAAGAGGAAACGTCTCAGGCTCCAGAGTCCGAGGACGGAGGTGAAGAGGCCAAAAACTACACTAGTGTGGCCCCCACCATGTGGCTCGGGGCCCAGAACGGCTG GCTCTATGTCCACTCAGCTGTTGGAAACTGGAAGAAGTGTCTACACTCCATCAAACTCAAAGACTCGGTGCTCAGTCTTGT GCATGTGAAAGGTCGTGTACTGGTTGCCCTCGCTGACGGGACCCTCGCCATTTTCCATAGATCAGAGG ATGGCCAGTGGGATTTGTCCAACTACCACCTAATGGACCTCGGACGGCCTCATCACTCCATTCGCTGCATGGCTGTCGTCCACGATAAAGTGTGGTGCGGCTATAAGAACAAGATCCACGTCATCCAGCCCAAGAGTATGCAGATCGAG AAGTCCTTCGATGCCCACCCTCGCAGGGAGAGCCAGGTACGACAGCTAGCGTGGATCGGTGATGGCGTGTGGGTGTCAATCCGACTCGACTCGACCCTGCGTCTCTACCATGCTCATACACACCAGCACCTCCAGGACGTGGACATTGAGCCATACGTCAGCAAGATGCTGG GTACTGGCAAGCTGGGCTTCTCTTTTGTGCGAATCACAGCACTACTGATCGGTGGAAATCGTCTTTGGGTAGGAACTGGAAACGGTGTGATCATCTCCATCCCACTGACAGAGA CGGTGGTCCTTCACCGGGGACAGCTCCTGGGTCTGAGGG ccAATAAGGTTTCTCCCACATCGTCTGGTGGAGTGATCCACGTGTACGGCGACGACGGCTCTGAGAAGAGCAGCGGCAGCTTCATCCCCTACTGCTCCATGGCACAGGCCCAGCTCTGTTTTCATGGACACCGTGATGCTGTCAAGTTCTTCGTCTCAGTGCCCG GCAATGTCCTGGCCACCCTAAACGGCAGTGTTCTGGACAGTCCATCGGAGGGGCAGGGCTCCACAGCACCCCCAGAGACGGAGGCCCAGAGTGTTCACCACGTGCTGGTGCTGAGCGGAGGAGAGGGCTACATTGACTTCCGTATAG gggATGGAGAAGACgatgagacagaggaaggagagagtggTGGGGCTGCACAAATGAAACCTGCTTTGTGCAAAGCTGAGCGGAGCCATATCATTGTCTGGCAGGTGTCTTACGTATCCGAGTGA